tgcatagagcatcggcccagcatatggacgtcctgggttagattcctagTCATGGCACACAAaggaagcaaacatctgcttctttccttctttttcttctctttctctccttcccctcctgcagtcagtagcttgattcaagcattggccccgggtgctgaggatagcttggttggtctgagtgtcagcctcgggtgctaaaaatagcttggttgatttgagcattggcctaagataggggttgctgggtggaacccggtcagagtgcatgtgggagtctgtctcacaatctcccttttttctcacttaaaagaaaagaaagtggacaaagaggaaaagaagaccgGACATACTATACTGAGCTCTTAAGCAGTGAAGCTTCCCTGTGCTGTAGACATTGCTATCAGACTCTGCCATGCCTTTATTTATAGGGAAGGAAGAAGACATATAATGGGAAGTGACAAACTTCTTGAATTCTTCCTCTCATTGAGCAACTGAAAACCATGCATACTCAGTGGATTTGATTTTTATTGGCAAATCCCAAGGTTGGCAGCATGGCAGTTGacattccttttgtatttttgcttTCTCTCCTCAGTTGTCTCTCGCTTGAGAGTCTGACATCACATGCATAAAAATATAGTCaacttatttgtttctttgcacACACGACAACCCTCTCTATGTGATAATTCTCTCCCTATGGCATTAGCTGCTGAGGAAAATCGACTTGGAATGCCTGATCTTAGTTGATTTTACCTAGCAACAggcaaggggaggagagagagagcaagaatgaGAATGAAGAATGACATATGAGCTGTTGGTTTCATGACcgcataagaaaataaaagtaatattcatTTAGATATATTTCAACTCTTAGGCATGCTGGTTGCCACTTTAATTTTGTAGAAATTTAGATACGCTATCAGTTAACCTGAGAGGATTTTAAAGTGTGGCCTTTTAAATAGGAGTATACAGTAAGTCCCCGCTTAAAGTCAGGTTCTGCAGCTTTAATTGAAATAAGGGATAACAGAACCACTTTTATTATAGGCTGATTGATACAAACAAGGGTTTCAGTTCCTACAATGTTGTAATGAAATGACAGTGAGTGAAATgacattattcaaggacctgtTGTGatgtaaaacttttaaatttactaGTAGTTTTTGGAGCTCTGCTGAAACTAAAGTTTGTTGTTAATCTCTTGATTGTGAATCATCTACATTCAACAAAAGCCTAACTCAGAAAAGAGCACATTCAGGTGTCTTGTGGATTAGGAAACATACACACCATTGCAGCGTCTCACCTCTAGATGGAAGGGTGATCGTGTACCTCATTCATGCTGCCCCATTGGTCTGCTAGCCTGTCATTTGTTGTTATTaatagattttcatttttcttgaagaTTGAATGCAATGTTTGTGAGGTATAGCTAGCCACCATCATGCCAGGCAGGAGCTTCTGACCCTCAGGCACATGGGTTTTGGTACAGTCATTTCACAGGATGCCATAGTTGGTATAGGGTATTTTAAACATGCTTTTCAGCTGATGTGACAGTTGTGTATCTGTTTCCTGATGGTAGCATAACCATTCTGTTTTTAGAAAGATGAACAGGAAATTTCCAGGCAGCTTTGATTTGCTACATTTAATCTGGAGAAATACATTTTCCTTATACTTTGTTGAAGAAAGTTTtggttcattaaaatttttataagtaagcattttaaatctaaattaataAGAAATTGAGGTTTGACAAGTGTTTAAGTTAAAAATTGGGTGAGAATATTTTGAGTCTCAATTATGGACATTTTGCATATGCTAGTCATAATTAATTACACAGTTAGCAGTCAAGATGTTCCTTCCAAAAGTAAGAAATGTACTAAAATGATTTCTTACATTTTACagtgaatataattttttaccAGAAATTTGTAATTCTTATGGACCatgtttctccatttttttctgtgtgaagAATGAGTCTTATATGTAGATTTCTGTTGTGAGTTTCCCCACTttgataatattgaatataacCTAGAGGCTCATTAGAGGGCCAGGGTGGAAGGAAGTATCAGATCAAGGTGGTAGACACAGGAGACTGAGACAAGAAGCTGGAGGGGCAAAGACAGTCTGTGTAGCAGGACAGATGTGGCCATCTgaacagtgtgtgtgtgatgagctTGTACATGTTTAGCTCCTAGCTGCTCTTCAGTTTGTAGCATTTAATAGAACATTTCATGGTTATACAGCTTAGAACATTGCTTAACTACCAACTGGTTTGATGCTTCTCAAGTCTTATGAATATTAGTAGAGAAAAGTAGAATGACTCATCTAGTCCAATCTGCTAAATTGTGAATCATAGACTAAAATTGTATTTTGCCTATTGTAATTTAAAATACTGTGTAATCATTCACAATGCCTTCTTCAGtggtgttctcatttttttttcttttaggaggtAAGTTTAATTGACATTAAGTAACttgaagaacttttaaaaagaatctttcaAATACTTATAGTGGTTGTAGTGACTCTTAGCCTAAGTTTCGCCAGTATCACATTGGAGATGGcttaattgttttctcttttatttccacaGCTGTGATTGGGTTATTATATCCTTGCATTGACAGGCATCTAGGAGAACcacataaatttaaaagagagTGGTCCAGTGTAATGCGGTGCGTAGCCGTCTTTGTTGGTATAAATCATGCCAGCGCTGTATCCTTTTTGCCATAATGAAGTGCATGATAACAAAGCAGCTCCTGACAAACCAAAGGTTAAATGGTCCTTTGCAACTTCACTGTTGTCAAATTGTGATGTGCCcacttagccataaaaagaatgcgCGTAGTATTGTTGAAACATCACAGTGGCGTCTATGTGATGCTGCTACAGTGTGGGGTTTATCCTTTCATTAAATCCCATTTGTTCAGTATAACTTAGAAAATTtgcatatttaaaacatttgcaCGTTTTTGTTAAATTAAgttactaaattacttacatataGTTTTGGTAACTCTAGCATTGAAACAGGTATATTTTCAaaggattcttttctttcttttttttttttttttgtatttttctgaagctggaaacggggagagacagtcagacagactcccgcatgcgcccgaccgggatccacccggcacgcccaccaggggcgatgctctgcccaccagggggcgatgctctgcccctccgaggcatcgctctgcggcgaccagagccactctagcacctggggcagaggccaaggagccatccccagcgcccgggctatctttgctccagtggagccttggctgcgggaggggaaaagagagacagagaggaaggggggggtggagaagcaaatgggcgcttctcctatgtgccctggctgggaatcaaacccgggtccccggcacaccagaccgacgctctaccgctgagccaaccggccagggctcttttccctttttttttcatttaaggttTGCCAGTACAGACAAGTGGTGGCTTCAGGTactagctttttgttttgttttgtttttcattttaagagcctataattaaaataaaaagactgtcaGTTATTGGTTTTAATGAATACTATCAAACCACATATTTTTATAGTTAGGTCATTTAaggattttgacattttatttagtgattaaTAATCATGTTTATAGTGTCCTAGCTCGAAGGGCACCGTagcttctatttcccttcttccctcctgccttATACCTCTCAGGAAAATAATgtctacctcagaacaaaagttTTTCCCTCATAAGGTTTTATTCTATCAtcctccctcacccccaactTCCCTTTGTAGAAGAGGATCTTGGAAATACTAGTTCAGTCTTCCCTTTTCTAGAAGATGTGGCTTAGAAAATGGACATGGCGGGGCCTTTGATCTTGGGAAGAACAGGGAATGTGACTCAGGCTACCAAGGTTTCCTTTTGTAACTGCACTGGACTCAGGAATGGCAGTTGGTTGGAGAGAGGGTGGGTCATGTGGCAAGTAGATTGCTGTGCCTATCACAGAAAGTATTGAGGTCTTTGGGGGAGCTTGGGAAAAGGAGCCAAAGAAAAGAGGCAGGGTCCTATATGCTGCAAACACACCTGCCCAGCTGTTCACAGTTGTTCTGGCACTGGGAGGTCTGTGCAGTTGGAGGTCCTTGGTGGCTGTTACTGTGTtggttttccatttccttttgtATAAAAGAATTTTCCAACATGTTTAGTTTGGGGGAAGTCTTGGATATTTAGGATTTTATAACAAGTCCAGTGGTTAGGAGGCTTAAAAAGATAGACTCATAGaatatatttagaagaaaaaagatatcaCCTAgttccacattttctttataaagataataaaacaaatgaaagctCAAGGGGTCAAGTACTTTGCTTGGTCATTCACACTATGAGGCTGCGCCAGAGCTGAGACATGAGCCAGAGATCCTGACTCCCCTCTAGGAATGTTCCATCTTCTCCCCAGGAGTGTGGAAATTCTGTCTGCTGGATTAGACCTTCCTATCTCAGACATTTCAGCTAGGTTTAAGTTGACAAATTATAATAGActatttatggcctgacctgtggtggcgcagtggataaagcgttgacctggaaatgctgaggtcgccagttcgaaaccctgggcttgcctggtcaaggcacatatgggagttgatgcttccagctcctttccccttctctctctctgtctctctccctctctgtctctctctctcctctctaaaaatgaataaataaaatttaaaaaaatagtttaaaaaaaaaaaagtagactatttgtggaatttaaaaaagtttatatatctaatttaaattctttggtcattcctttctctctcaatgaaatatttaaatatgaatatcCTTTAAGAAAAACCCAAAGTGTTTACAAATTTATAACATAGACTTAGATAAATTTGACTTCATAAGTggtttgtattcattttttaaacttctctcttctctgtatttGCAGCATGGCCAGTTAGTCTGGTGAGATATGTACTCTCTCCTGGGGAGCTGGATATAGAGCGAAGATGTGGCCTTTGGGACATAGATAATGTCCTTTTAATGATACTTGAAATTAATTCCTTTAGTGTAATCCTCTagcaaagaaatgagaaaattgaatgTGTAAATCATTTTGCTCAGAGATTTTGCAACAGAAAAGGGCTATACTTTTGTGAATAGATGCTTAAGTAGGTgatggaaataaaatatcatttgagCAAACTCTCCTAAACCAGAATGTCTCAGGCACCAAAATAGCCTGGCAGGTTGCAAGATAATGTTCACTTCAAGGCTTtatcctcaacaaattaaaactagaacagTTGACATAATAGAAAGGGATACTGTGTCCTTGGTACTCTTGTTTCTGAACTGCATTATTATAAAATGTGTCTGTCAGTAAATCATGTAGAAAATGTGGACCCTGTTAAATAGCTGTCAACTCTTATATTTTCACGTTCCTATATGATTCTCAACTAATTCTCAACCCATTTGAGAAGTaatagtgattttctttttagcaaaAACGTATTTCTTTAGCAAAATTTGTGTCCTGGGGCTTCCagttaacatttttcaaaaaagaaagccATTTTTAAATAATGGGTCAGATCTTATAATTGGGCATATATATAGggtggatttttgttttttgaggttgCTAGGATCTATTCATGAAATATCATGCCCTCTGTCTGTCTTTAGTAAATATCAGAGATAATTTTAATCCCATCTAATCTCATACATTGTATTAAAAGACTAAATGCTCTGTAAATAAGcaattaatttcctttttaatggtaacatttcttattttagaaaaataaataggtgaTATTTGGTTTTAAGTTTTGAGATGGCTCTTTAACGCTGGTCTCAGAAAGTGGACTTTGATAACAACATCCAGTTGTCTCTCACACTGGCTGCACTCTCCATTGGACTGTGGTGGACCTTTGATAGATCTAGAACTGGTTTTGGCCTTGGCATAGGAATTGCTTTCTTGGCAACGTTGGTTACTCAACTGCTAGTCTATAATGGTGTTTATCAGTAAGTATTCTTTTTGGTGCTTGTTTGCTAAAATAGATAAATGATAACTGAATTCAGAATTGAGACTTTAAAATTGGGTTAGCCACATTCATCTGAAGAGTAACTTGTTtctattgtaattattattattattaattttttttcctctatttttccgaagctggaaacggggagagacagtcagacagactcccgcatgcgcccaaccgggatccacccggcacgcccaccagggggcgatgctctgcccctccggggcgtcgctctgccacgaccagagccactctagcacctggggcagaggccaaggagccatccccagcgcccgggccatctttgctccaatggagcctcggctgcaggaggggaagagagagacagagaggaaggaggggggggcagtggagaagcaaatgtgcgcttctcctatgtgccctggccgggaatcgaacccgggtcccccgcacaccaggccgacgctctactgctgagccaaccggccagggcctctattgtaattattttaataagtgtCACTGTACAGTTAAAAACATATCTGTTATTCTAGATACACATCTCCAGATTTTCTCTATGTTCGTTCTTGGTTACCATGTATATTTTTTGCTGGAGGCATAACAATGGGAAACATTGGTCGACAACTGGCAATGGTAAGTGGATGCTTATATGATCACTTTCCTGTTATTGAGATGGAAGACAAGTGTTCTCCAAATGACAGTCTTTCTTTCAGGGAAAGCAGTTCATGAAGACAGCATTCTTTTGATTTCTCTCTGCAATTCCATTGAAATAAATCATTTGAAAGAATTTAATCACAAGTGTATTAAAAGTTAAAGAAACCACTTAGATAGGAAAGCTATGATGTGTTATGGGTAGGGTGATATGATttatcctccctctctccttctttaacCAAtttataggtttctttttttttttaatttataggttTCTATTCCTCAAAAAGGAgcaattttaaaagtgaaaagagGCTTTATTAATAATGACATTGCTACAATAGATATAAATTGGAACTATCTTAAGCAAATCAAGATGTTTGATTATTTTAGTTGCAAAGGAGAGAACATTGTTGATAACCCATCATATGTGGCA
The sequence above is drawn from the Saccopteryx bilineata isolate mSacBil1 chromosome 5, mSacBil1_pri_phased_curated, whole genome shotgun sequence genome and encodes:
- the INSIG2 gene encoding insulin-induced gene 2 protein, coding for MVEGETESPGPKKHGPYISSVTSRSVNLMIRGVVLFFIGVFLALVLNLLQIQRNVTLFPPDVIASIFSSAWWVPPCCGSASAVIGLLYPCIDRHLGEPHKFKREWSSVMRCVAVFVGINHASAKVDFDNNIQLSLTLAALSIGLWWTFDRSRTGFGLGIGIAFLATLVTQLLVYNGVYQYTSPDFLYVRSWLPCIFFAGGITMGNIGRQLAMYECKVIAEKSHQE